The Leptotrichia trevisanii DSM 22070 genome includes a region encoding these proteins:
- a CDS encoding PTS sugar transporter subunit IIA, translated as MKILEYLVPERVKLNLEGKTKTQIIKEMAQLFVKSGVLDSEDLEEFVKEINEREKLTPTGMQDGIAIPHARTPLVKKLSLALGISGEGVDFESMDGEPSKLIFMIAAPEETKKEHLDLLAEISKLSYEEELVEQIENVKTVEEIFGKLKNI; from the coding sequence ATGAAAATATTGGAATATTTAGTGCCTGAAAGGGTAAAATTAAATTTGGAAGGAAAAACAAAAACTCAGATTATTAAAGAAATGGCACAATTATTTGTAAAAAGTGGAGTGCTTGACTCAGAAGATTTGGAAGAATTTGTAAAGGAAATAAACGAAAGGGAAAAATTGACACCAACTGGAATGCAGGATGGGATAGCTATTCCACATGCAAGAACACCGCTTGTAAAAAAACTTTCCCTTGCCTTGGGTATTTCTGGTGAAGGTGTAGATTTTGAAAGTATGGATGGAGAGCCTTCAAAATTAATATTTATGATTGCGGCTCCAGAAGAAACAAAAAAAGAACATCTAGATTTGCTGGCTGAAATTTCAAAATTATCATATGAAGAAGAATTAGTTGAACAAATTGAAAATGTTAAAACAGTGGAAGAAATTTTTGGAAAATTAAAAAATATTTAA